Proteins found in one Bacteroidota bacterium genomic segment:
- a CDS encoding RNA polymerase sigma factor, whose product MVPDDRSLIEAFQAGDEFAFVTLYNRYKAPVYAFCAKMLLDRAAAEDVLQETFVRVYENRERLARPGSFKAWLFTIARNQCLNQLRRSGRQVPLGETEPQARGETPFSQLMKSEQVALVNEYLGHLSPEYREVIVLREYQNLSYEEIAAVTRNTVSSVKSRLFKARRKLGTFLRPILDPDPAAVPTPAATRDV is encoded by the coding sequence ATGGTGCCGGACGACCGCTCCCTCATCGAAGCGTTTCAGGCGGGCGACGAGTTCGCCTTCGTCACCCTCTACAACCGCTACAAGGCACCCGTCTACGCCTTCTGCGCCAAGATGCTGCTCGACCGGGCGGCGGCGGAGGACGTGCTCCAGGAGACCTTCGTCCGGGTCTACGAGAACCGCGAGCGCCTCGCCCGCCCCGGCTCGTTCAAGGCGTGGCTCTTCACAATTGCCCGCAACCAGTGCCTGAACCAGCTCCGGCGCAGCGGGCGGCAGGTCCCGCTCGGCGAGACCGAGCCGCAGGCGCGGGGCGAGACGCCGTTCTCCCAACTCATGAAGAGCGAGCAGGTCGCGCTCGTCAACGAGTACCTCGGCCACCTCAGCCCCGAGTACCGCGAGGTGATCGTGCTCCGGGAATACCAGAACCTGAGCTACGAGGAGATCGCGGCGGTGACGCGCAACACGGTCTCGTCGGTCAAGAGCCGCCTCTTCAAGGCTCGCCGCAAGCTCGGCACGTTCCTCCGCCCGATCCTCGACCCGGACCCGGCGGCCGTCCCCACCCCGGCTGCAACCCGCGACGTCTGA
- the gltX gene encoding glutamate--tRNA ligase: MPDSVRVRFAPSPTGLLHIGGLRTALYNYLFARQHEGTFVLRIEDTDRSRYVPEAEEDIVESMRWVGLDVDEGPGKDGDFGPYHQSQRTDRYREHVDQLLASGHAYVAFDTAEEIDAMRERLKTPESPSPKYGLATRMQMTNALTLSEDEVGRRLDAGDEHVVRLKVEPGQTVRFDDLIRGPVAFETDAVDDQVLLKSDGFPTYHLANVVDDHAMAITHVIRGEEWLPSTPKHVLLYQAFGWTPPAFAHLPLILSPTGGKLSKRNADKIGIPVSVKDYQAQGYEPEALVNFLALLGWHPGDERERFSLGDLVEAYSIERTAHSGAQFDLDKLQWFNGQVVRDLAPAEIAERVRPAVEERVGPVETAHLEAVAALMRERLTFARDLAGAAYFFEDPATYDEKGVKKRWKDDSAGLMRAYADRLEADDAFTEVSTEAVMRQLAEDEGVGFGRIIHPVRLATTGTTAGAGMFETLVLIGREATVRRLRRAAGELG, encoded by the coding sequence ATGCCCGACTCCGTCCGCGTCCGCTTCGCCCCCAGCCCGACCGGGCTGCTCCACATCGGCGGCCTCCGCACCGCGCTCTACAACTACCTCTTCGCCCGCCAGCACGAGGGCACCTTCGTCCTCCGCATCGAGGACACGGACCGCTCGCGCTACGTCCCCGAGGCCGAGGAGGACATCGTCGAGTCGATGCGCTGGGTGGGGCTGGACGTTGACGAAGGGCCTGGTAAAGACGGCGACTTTGGACCGTACCACCAGAGCCAGCGGACGGACCGCTACCGCGAGCATGTAGACCAGCTCCTCGCGAGCGGGCACGCCTACGTCGCCTTCGACACCGCCGAGGAGATCGACGCGATGCGCGAGCGGCTCAAAACGCCCGAGAGCCCGTCGCCCAAGTACGGCCTCGCGACGCGGATGCAGATGACGAACGCGCTCACGCTCTCCGAGGACGAGGTCGGGCGGCGGCTCGACGCGGGCGACGAGCATGTCGTCCGGCTGAAGGTGGAGCCCGGCCAGACGGTTCGGTTCGACGACCTCATCCGGGGCCCGGTGGCGTTCGAGACCGACGCCGTGGACGACCAGGTGCTCCTCAAGAGCGACGGCTTCCCGACCTACCACCTCGCGAATGTCGTCGACGACCACGCGATGGCGATCACGCACGTCATCCGGGGCGAGGAGTGGCTGCCGTCGACGCCGAAGCACGTCCTGCTCTACCAAGCCTTCGGGTGGACGCCGCCCGCGTTCGCGCACCTCCCGCTCATCCTCAGCCCGACCGGCGGCAAGCTCTCGAAGCGCAACGCGGACAAAATAGGCATCCCCGTCTCGGTGAAGGACTACCAGGCACAGGGCTACGAGCCGGAGGCGCTCGTCAACTTCCTCGCCCTCCTCGGCTGGCACCCCGGCGACGAGCGCGAGCGCTTCTCGCTCGGCGACCTCGTCGAGGCCTACTCCATCGAGCGGACGGCCCACAGCGGCGCGCAGTTCGACCTCGACAAGCTCCAGTGGTTCAACGGCCAGGTCGTCCGCGACCTCGCCCCCGCCGAGATCGCCGAGCGCGTCCGGCCGGCGGTGGAGGAGCGCGTCGGACCGGTCGAGACCGCACACCTCGAAGCGGTCGCGGCGCTGATGCGCGAGCGGCTGACGTTCGCGCGCGACCTCGCGGGTGCGGCCTACTTCTTCGAGGACCCGGCGACCTACGACGAGAAGGGCGTTAAGAAGCGCTGGAAGGACGACAGCGCCGGCCTGATGCGTGCCTACGCCGACCGCCTGGAAGCCGACGACGCGTTCACCGAGGTGAGCACCGAGGCCGTGATGCGGCAGCTCGCCGAGGACGAGGGCGTCGGGTTCGGCCGCATCATCCACCCGGTCCGCCTCGCCACGACCGGCACGACGGCCGGCGCGGGCATGTTCGAGACGCTCGTGCTCATCGGGCGCGAAGCCACGGTCCGCCGCCTCCGCCGCGCCGCGGGCGAACTGGGCTGA
- a CDS encoding T9SS type A sorting domain-containing protein yields MPSPFVDVAGYAEGVVGLSGEANGAYTTLDGTAPAAAVVGGVAGLLKAEKPDLTGEEIEGILRLTATDAGTAGFDEATGAGTVDAGEALRYVRDNEFARETASGVEVLTDDIHFTDLVELQGFCRYYSGSGYCTLVTGKLRRFTARVDFPNSISPSSAPDVFVRWAESDGTDNTWWFNSNNWYTRYDPFVKSLSITSVDAEGFDIEGYYWDASFYNSASQRLAQGAVPDDPEDFEVAYTAAASQLVVPPPSFRVSMTGPYAVPPRQARTWRATAMHGTPPYTYRWRVREPCPYDPPPCSGVCLMGPPICDYEDAGSGRSMTRSFSETGQALVRVTVTDATNAIRFSERTVTVGSGRPAGSESDDLSTASRASVPPSEVRLSAYPNPLASAASVRFGLPERADVALAVYDVLGREVARLVSGPAEAGWHMAAFDASALPSGVYVVRLAAGSAVRTERVTVTR; encoded by the coding sequence TTGCCTAGCCCGTTCGTGGACGTGGCGGGCTACGCTGAGGGCGTCGTCGGGCTGAGCGGCGAAGCCAATGGGGCCTATACTACACTCGATGGAACGGCTCCTGCCGCTGCCGTCGTCGGCGGCGTGGCCGGGCTGCTGAAGGCGGAGAAGCCGGACCTCACCGGTGAGGAGATCGAGGGCATTCTCCGCCTCACAGCAACAGACGCCGGGACAGCCGGCTTCGACGAAGCGACGGGGGCAGGGACCGTAGACGCGGGCGAGGCGCTCCGCTACGTTCGGGACAACGAGTTCGCACGCGAGACCGCTTCTGGGGTCGAGGTTCTCACCGACGACATCCATTTTACTGACCTAGTGGAGTTGCAGGGGTTCTGTAGATACTACAGCGGGTCAGGGTACTGCACCTTGGTTACGGGTAAACTTCGCCGGTTTACGGCCCGCGTTGACTTTCCCAACTCCATCTCGCCCTCTTCTGCGCCAGATGTTTTCGTTCGGTGGGCGGAGAGCGATGGCACAGACAACACCTGGTGGTTCAACAGCAACAACTGGTACACGCGGTATGACCCCTTTGTGAAGTCCCTCAGCATTACTTCGGTGGACGCGGAGGGCTTCGACATCGAGGGATACTACTGGGACGCTAGCTTTTACAACTCGGCGTCTCAGCGACTCGCACAGGGTGCCGTCCCCGATGATCCTGAGGACTTCGAGGTAGCCTACACGGCGGCCGCTTCTCAACTTGTAGTGCCGCCGCCGTCATTCCGGGTCTCGATGACCGGGCCCTACGCCGTCCCCCCGCGCCAGGCGAGGACCTGGCGCGCCACGGCCATGCACGGCACCCCACCCTACACCTACCGCTGGCGCGTACGCGAGCCCTGCCCTTACGACCCACCCCCCTGCAGCGGCGTATGTCTGATGGGGCCGCCCATCTGCGACTACGAGGACGCAGGCAGCGGCCGGAGCATGACGAGGTCCTTCAGCGAGACCGGCCAGGCCCTCGTGCGTGTGACAGTCACCGACGCGACCAATGCGATCCGCTTTTCTGAGCGTACGGTGACGGTGGGGAGCGGGCGCCCGGCTGGCTCGGAGAGCGACGATCTCTCAACCGCGAGCCGCGCGTCGGTGCCGCCGTCGGAGGTGCGGCTCTCAGCGTATCCGAACCCGCTCGCCTCAGCGGCCTCGGTGCGCTTCGGGCTGCCCGAGCGCGCGGACGTCGCGCTCGCCGTCTACGACGTGCTCGGGCGCGAGGTCGCCCGCCTCGTTAGCGGCCCCGCCGAGGCCGGGTGGCACATGGCAGCTTTCGACGCGAGCGCACTGCCGAGCGGGGTCTACGTCGTCCGGCTCGCAGCCGGATCAGCGGTGCGGACCGAGCGCGTGACGGTCACGCGCTAG
- a CDS encoding T9SS type A sorting domain-containing protein, translating to MRLLLFGLALAISPATAQDFATFASSADLTNGGEIEVDFGCAAVDDGALVWYNFPTEELLAYNTEEPPGARTFVVRSAADLDADAGVDVNRCRAAALDPAGGDFAVFALANADTNVDFLYLLGEDEPQLLTSPTEGDGDGITGLAVSAADEQIYVGRKQFFGAPEDGVYVLDAQSGALEPVLTSPDLSLADLDVDPVTGTLYALSDGFGAGDFENKVVEIADPGGAATLRVFADPFTFFTSSNRRLTDLEVVRAGAERAVFVLNNSFEDGEEIARFALGGAGVLFASETDILGDPDVASGDYAVPAPTSALRFDPTDERLFLLNTDRFGGADEALVVGDLFATSTESEGVRSAAALAAYPNPAAGEVAVVLTLERPQSVRAAVYDVLGRQVAVLHDGPAPATLRLRTAALPAGTYLVRATGPGVAAAVRATVVR from the coding sequence ATGCGCCTGCTCCTCTTCGGTCTCGCCCTAGCCATTTCGCCAGCGACGGCTCAAGACTTTGCCACGTTTGCCTCGTCCGCCGACCTCACGAACGGGGGCGAGATCGAAGTCGACTTCGGATGCGCTGCCGTCGACGACGGCGCGCTTGTGTGGTACAACTTCCCGACGGAGGAGCTCTTGGCCTACAACACCGAGGAGCCGCCCGGCGCGCGCACGTTCGTCGTCCGCTCCGCCGCCGACCTCGACGCGGACGCCGGCGTCGACGTCAACCGCTGCCGCGCCGCCGCGCTTGACCCCGCGGGCGGCGACTTCGCCGTCTTCGCCCTCGCCAACGCCGACACGAACGTGGACTTCCTCTACCTCCTCGGCGAAGACGAACCCCAGCTCCTGACGAGTCCCACCGAGGGCGACGGCGACGGCATCACCGGCCTCGCGGTCTCGGCAGCCGACGAGCAGATCTACGTCGGGCGCAAGCAGTTCTTCGGCGCGCCCGAGGACGGGGTCTACGTCCTCGATGCCCAGTCCGGCGCACTCGAACCTGTACTAACTAGCCCTGACCTTAGCCTCGCTGACCTCGACGTGGACCCCGTTACCGGCACGCTGTACGCGCTCTCTGACGGGTTCGGCGCGGGCGACTTCGAGAATAAGGTCGTAGAGATTGCCGACCCCGGTGGCGCGGCGACGCTCCGCGTCTTCGCCGACCCGTTCACCTTCTTCACCAGCAGCAACCGGCGGCTCACCGACCTCGAGGTCGTCCGCGCAGGGGCAGAGCGCGCGGTCTTCGTGCTCAACAACTCGTTCGAGGACGGTGAGGAAATCGCGCGCTTCGCGCTCGGCGGCGCGGGCGTCCTCTTCGCCTCGGAAACCGACATCTTGGGCGACCCGGACGTGGCTTCAGGCGACTACGCCGTGCCCGCCCCGACGAGCGCCCTCCGCTTCGACCCTACCGACGAGCGCCTCTTCCTGCTCAACACCGACCGCTTCGGCGGTGCCGACGAGGCCCTCGTGGTCGGTGACCTCTTCGCCACGTCCACCGAGTCCGAGGGGGTGCGCTCCGCGGCTGCCCTCGCGGCCTATCCCAACCCGGCCGCGGGCGAGGTCGCCGTCGTCTTGACCCTGGAACGTCCGCAGTCCGTTCGGGCGGCCGTCTACGACGTGTTAGGCCGCCAGGTCGCCGTTCTCCATGATGGGCCGGCACCGGCCACTCTTCGGCTCAGGACCGCCGCGCTGCCAGCAGGAACGTACCTCGTCCGTGCGACCGGCCCTGGCGTGGCCGCAGCCGTGCGAGCGACCGTCGTCCGCTGA